One segment of Clarias gariepinus isolate MV-2021 ecotype Netherlands chromosome 6, CGAR_prim_01v2, whole genome shotgun sequence DNA contains the following:
- the ilrun gene encoding protein ILRUN produces MEGMDVDLDQELMQKFSCMGTTDKDVLISEFQRLLGFQLNPAGCAFFLDMTNWNLQAAIGAYYDFESPNINTPSMSFVEDVTIGEGESVPPDTQFTKTWRIQNTGSESWPPGVCLKYIGGDQFGHVNMVMVRSLEPQEISDVSVQMHSPANPGMYQGQWRMCTATGLFYGDVIWVILSVEVGGLLGVTQQLSSFETEFNTQPHRNVEGDFNPFASPQKNKQDGNEDNLKDTRGPWVAPLDSIQQDQNELSHNSVNITPNGLQNNLSVVTYSQGCHGPYPFGQS; encoded by the exons ATGGAGGGCATGGACGTCGATCTGGACCAGGAGCTCATGCAAAAGTTTAGTTGCATGGGCACCACGGACAAAGATGTGTTGATTTCTGAGTTTCAAAGGCTGCTGGGTTTCCAGCTAAACCCGGCCGGCTGTGCGTTTTTCCTGGACATGACCAACTG gaaTCTTCAAGCAGCCATTGGAGCATATTATGACTTTGAGAGTCCGAACATCAACACGCCATCAATGTCGTTTGTAGAAGACGTGACAATTGGTGAGGGGGAGTCCGTTCCCCCCGACACGCAGTTTACAAAGACGTGGCGGATACAGAACACAG GATCAGAGTCGTGGCCCCCAGGCGTCTGCCTGAAGTACATAGGTGGAGACCAGTTTGGTCATGTGAATATGGTAATGGTGAGGTCTCTGGAGCCGCAAGAGATATCAGATGTGAGTGTCCAGATGCACAGTCCGGCCAATCCAGGAATGTACCAAGGCCAGTGGAGAATGTGTACAGCCACTGGACTCTTCTATGGAG aTGTAATTTGGGTTATCCTGAGCGTAGAGGTTGGCGGTCTGCTTGGGGTCACACAACAGCTGTCCTCCTTCGAGACAGAGTTCAACACTCAGCCGCACCGCAACGTTGAAGGAGACTTCAACCCCTTCGCTTCACCGCAGAAGAACAAGCAAGACGGCAATGAAGATAACCTAAAAGACACCAGAGGCCCCTGGGTGGCCCCGCTGGACTCCATACAGCAAGATCAAAACGAACTCTCTCACAACTCTGTAAATATTACGCCAAATGGTCTACAAAACAACTTATCAGTAGTGACTTACAGCCAG GGTTGTCATGGACCCTACCCTTTTGGACAGTCTTAG